DNA from Pseudomonas putida:
GCCTGATTCCTTGTTTGGATGATGGGCGCAGGCTAAGGTGTAGAGCCTGCTCTACAGTCAAGGTTTTTTTACGTGAATATCGGAGAATTGGAGCGCCGAAGTGGGCTGGGCCGCCATGCATTGCGCTATTACGAGCAACTCGGGCTGATCGTCGCCCATCGACAGGCCAACAATTACCGCAGCTACAGCGAGCAGACCGTTATTGACCTGGCGTTCATTCAGAGCGCCCAGGGGGCGGGTTTTTCACTCGCTGAGATTGGGAACATCCTGGCGGCCAAACGGGGTAATTCGATCAACTGCGCGCAAGGCGCAGCCTTGGTCGCCAGCAAGATGGCCGACATTCAAGCGAAGATCGCCACCTTGCAAGCTGCGTATGTTTTTCTGGACGCGGAGCGCGCCAAGCTTGAAGCCAGTGCCATTGCCCAAGGGCTCATGGTTGGGGCGAGCGCGCCCGAGCGACCGTCCGATGCTTGATGGCGTACTCTGCTTGGGTACTGTTTTGAATAGCAGCAGGCATCAGAATGAACAGCCGATAGCCAAAGCGCTTTGCAAGGCAAACCAGAACGTGGCGACGTCGGCGGTATTGTCCAGGGAGCGGCCGCTGATCGCTTCGATACGGCGTACCCGATAGACCAGGGTCTGCTTGTGCACATGCAGGCGTTGCGCGGCGTTGACCCAAGGCCATGGGCCCAGGGGGTGAAGGTATCCAGCGATACCAGGTAGAGGCAGCATTGGATATCTGTCTGAAGGCGCTGGAGCAGCGCGGGTAGCCCCAGGCCCTGAATGCTCAGGCGAGCGCTTTCATAGACTTTGGCCAAGGCCCCGCGCCGTGCGAACTCATCTTGCTGATTGGCATCGATGATCGCGCGGGTCACCGCGGCGAAGGGGACGCCGTATTCGGTGAGGATCACCGGGAACCCCAGCGTTTCGGCCTGCTCGACCAGGGCACTGATGTCCTGCGGAGCCTGCATGTGCTCGCCGATCATCATGCCGGCGATCCCCGCTTGGGCCAGGCGTGTCACATAGGTGTGCTGCTCGGCCGGTACCCGGGGGATGCCCAGGCCGGTGGTCATCAGCACGTCGCCTTCACCCAGCCACTCGGTGGGGTCGGGCAGCTCGCAGACGTGGGCCCAGCGTACCTTGTGGTCCAACCCTTGGGCACCGCTGAGCAGGCGCGAACGAAGTTCCGGTATCGCAATCAGGTCACGAACGCGTTGCAACATGCGCAGGCCGCTCCAGGCGGTGGTCAAGGGTGGGCTCCCATACTGCCTCAAGCGTGCGGCATCACCAACTGGCGGGCAGCATACCCAGCGCCGACAGCACCGCGTACACGCCACTGGAGAGGAAGATCAGCACGATGACGATCTGAATCAGCGGGTGCGCGTACCAGCCACAGGTGAACGCTGGTGCCTGATCGCCTGCCTTGCGTGCCGCGTTGAGCAGCAGGATCGGGATGATGCCCATCAGCACGCCGCCGAAGGTGCCGGCGAAGTACAGCGCGTTAACGAAGCCACTGAAGCCGGAATAGGCCACGAGGATCGGTGGCAGCGTCACCACGGCCAGCACGACTAACCGCTTGCGCTTGTTGCTTTCATCGCCCAGGCGCATCTGGTCGAAAATGTTGGTGAACAGGCATCCGCCCAGCCCCCAATAGGACGTCAGCATGGCCAGCAAGGCAAAGGTATTGGCCACGTAATAGGCCCACTGCCCGAGCGACTTGCCCCAGCTCAAGGTCGCCACTTCGCTCAAATGCTCGGTTCCGACCAGGGCGATGACCGATGCCGGGATGGCCGCCACCAGCACCAGGGTCAGCAGCATGCCGCCGATGATCAGCCCGGGGATGCGCTTGGGCGTTTCCAAGTTGCCCCGCACGATCTCAGGCACCAGGAACTGCGCACCGAACACGAACACCGCCAGGTTGAAGATCGGTACCACGTACTGCCACTGGCTCTGCCACAGGTGGACCAGGGTCGAGTCTTCGTGCAGTACGGTGGCGCCGATCAGCAGGCAGACAATCAGTACCATCCCCGTGCTGATCAGCTTCTCAGCCACACCGAGCGCCTTGAGCCCCAGGTACAGCACCAATGCAGCGGGGATGAAGAACAACAAGCTGCCCTGTTGCCGGCTCAGGCCGTATTGGCCGAAGAAGTCAGCGAGGATATTGCCGCTGCCGCTGATGTAGGCGATGAGTGCGCCATAGCTGTTGGCGGCGACGGCGAAGAAGATCAGCCAGCCGCCGAATGCCCCCAGGTACTTGCGGGACAGGCCACTCAACTGCAGGTTCTGGCGGGTCCGCAGGCAGCTTTCGGCGACGTAGAGCATGGTGATGACGCAGAACAGGCAGGTCACCAGCAGGCAGACCAGCAACGGGATGTAGCCGACCTTGCGGGCGGCGAAGGCCATGCTGAGCACGCCTGCGCCGATGTTGGTGCCAATGATGATGCCAAGCGTTTCGAAGCGCCCCAGTGCATGGGCCTTTAGGCCTGATTCCTGGGGGATCTGTTGTTGTACACCCACTTCTTGTACCTCGTATTGTCTGTGGGAAAGCGTGCGTTAAGTGCGGTCAGTCGAGAATCAGGTAGGTCTTGCGTACGGTCTGGCGGATCACCCAGGTGCCTTGGGTGTTGGCCTCGAAATAGAGCGCGTCGCCTGCCTGGAACTCGATGGCCTCGCCGTGCTCGGGGGTGAAGCTGCCTTCGCCGGCCACGATATAGCTGTATTCGGCCTGGGCGACCTGGCGACGGAAGGTGCCAGGGGTGCACTCCCAGATGCCAGTGGTGCCTTTGCCATCGGGCAGGGCGCGATGCCCAGCGGTTCGCGCCTGGGCGCCATCGTGGCCGAGTGCAGTGAATTCGCTGAAGTCGGGTTGGTCATCCAGACGGATGCGGATCAGGGACATGGGATAACTCCTCAGGCTTTGTCTTCGAGGCCGGCCGGGGCGAACCGGGCCAGGTAACGGTCCAGGATGGCAGGCGGTTGTCCAGCCAGTTCCGAGCGCTCTTTGCGCAATACGGCATTGCGTACCAGCGAGCCGCCCAGATAGCGCACAGGCTCGGGCGGGAAGGTGCGGCAGTTGCGCTCCACCAGTGGGCACTGGCTCCACCGGTCCTGACGACCCAGCGCGAGGCTTGCCAGGATGCGCCCGCCCAGGCGGCTTGGGCCTACGCCGTTGCCGCTCCAGCCGATGCCGTAGTGGATGTTGGCGTGGCCGTCGAGGCGACCGAACACCGGCAGGCTGTCGTAGGTGCGATCGATCGGGCCAGACCAGCGGGCTTCGACGGGAATGCCCTGCAGCATCGGATAGGTCCGGCGCAGGTCGGCTTCGGTCAGTGCAAGGCTCGCATCGTCTTCGCTGAACACCTGGCCGATGCGCGAGCCAAAACTGATGGCCCCGGTGCCCTTGCCAAAGGCGATGCGTCCGTCATGGGTCGTGCGGTAGTAATCGACCATCAGTTGCGAATCGGTG
Protein-coding regions in this window:
- a CDS encoding MerR family transcriptional regulator, giving the protein MNIGELERRSGLGRHALRYYEQLGLIVAHRQANNYRSYSEQTVIDLAFIQSAQGAGFSLAEIGNILAAKRGNSINCAQGAALVASKMADIQAKIATLQAAYVFLDAERAKLEASAIAQGLMVGASAPERPSDA
- a CDS encoding aromatic amino acid transport family protein; the protein is MGVQQQIPQESGLKAHALGRFETLGIIIGTNIGAGVLSMAFAARKVGYIPLLVCLLVTCLFCVITMLYVAESCLRTRQNLQLSGLSRKYLGAFGGWLIFFAVAANSYGALIAYISGSGNILADFFGQYGLSRQQGSLLFFIPAALVLYLGLKALGVAEKLISTGMVLIVCLLIGATVLHEDSTLVHLWQSQWQYVVPIFNLAVFVFGAQFLVPEIVRGNLETPKRIPGLIIGGMLLTLVLVAAIPASVIALVGTEHLSEVATLSWGKSLGQWAYYVANTFALLAMLTSYWGLGGCLFTNIFDQMRLGDESNKRKRLVVLAVVTLPPILVAYSGFSGFVNALYFAGTFGGVLMGIIPILLLNAARKAGDQAPAFTCGWYAHPLIQIVIVLIFLSSGVYAVLSALGMLPASW
- a CDS encoding cupin domain-containing protein: MSLIRIRLDDQPDFSEFTALGHDGAQARTAGHRALPDGKGTTGIWECTPGTFRRQVAQAEYSYIVAGEGSFTPEHGEAIEFQAGDALYFEANTQGTWVIRQTVRKTYLILD